AACGACCTGTTCAAGAAGCTGGCCCAGGACAAGATGGGTCGCCACCAGCTCGAGCGCACCGGCATCGGCCACGAGCGGGAGTACGACACCAAGCCCTACGAGTTCGGCGACCCGTTCAACCTGCACATCGAGCGCACCGTCCGCAACGCCGTGCAGCGCACGGGCGGCGGCACCCCGGTCCGGCTGCTGCCGGAGGACTTCGAGGTCGAGCGCACCGAGCAGCTCACCCGGTCGTCCACCGTGTTGATGCTCGACCTCTCGCTGTCGATGCCGATGCGGGACAACTTCCTGCCCGCCAAGAAGGTCGCGATGGCGCTCCACTCGCTCATCACGAGCCAGTTCCCCCGCGACTTCATGGGCATCGTCGGGTTCTCCGAGGTCGCACGGGAGCTGACGCCCGAGCAGCTGCCCGAGGTGTCGTGGGACTTCGTCTACGGCACGAACATGCAGCACGGCTTCGCGCTGTCCCGCCGGATGCTCGCCCGCCAGAGCGGCACGAAGCAGATCATCATGATCACCGACGGCGAGCCGACCGCCCACATCCTCCCGAACGGCGAGCCGTTCTTCAGCTACCCGCCGGTGAAGGAGACCGTCGACGCGACGCTGCAGGAGGTGGCGCGCTGCACCCGCGAGGGCATCCGCATCAACACCTTCATGCTCGACGCCAACAGCTACCTGCAGCACTTCATCGAGCGGCTCACCGAGATGAACCGCGGCCGTGCGTTCTTCACGACCCCCGAGACGCTCGGCGACTACGTGCTCGTCGACTTCATCGAGCAGAAGCGCCAGATGATGCGAGGTCGTGCCCGTGGCGCCTGAGGCGCCGCGGCGGGTAGGGCATCGGCTGCTGCTCCTGCTCCTCGCGGTCGCGCTGGTGGCGGCGGCGTGCGGCGGCGCGGACGCCGGCCCGAACGCCGCGTCCACGACGAGCACCACCGACGCGCCGGCCACCACCGACACGGTGGCGTCGTCGACCACCTCCGAGTCGACGACCTCGACCACCGAGGCCACGACGACCACCTCGGCGCCGGAGGAGGTCGACTCCGGCCTACCCCTCCTGCCGACGACGACGACCGCGCCGCCGAACCCGCCGGTCGACCCGCCGCTGCCGCCGCCGGTCCCGGGACCTCCGCCGGGGCGCAACAGCGTGTTCGTGCTCGGCGACTCGGTCTTCCTCGGCACCACGTCGTCGATCCCCTCCGCGCTGCCCGAGTGGCTCGTCACCTACGACGCGGTGGGGAGCCGCCGGCTGGCCCAGGGGATCGACGTGCTCGCGATGCGTCGCGGCGAGATCGGCGAGGCCGTCGTCGTCCACCTCGGCAACAACTACATCGAGGGGGAGCGGGGCGACTACGCCAGCCAGATCGACGAGGCGATGACCGTGCTGGCCGATGTGCCGCGCGTGGTGTGGGTGACGGTGTCGGAGGTGTCGGACTCCCGCCGGCAGATCAACGTCGCCATCCGGGACGCCGCGGCGCGCTGGCCGAACATGCGCGTCGCCGACTGGGCGCCGGTGATCGCCGCCGAGCCCGGCCTGGCGTGGGACGGCATGCACCTCACCCCCGAGGGCCGGCGGCGGATCGCCGAGCTCATCGCCCAGACGCTGGGACCGGTCGTCGCGCCCTGAGCGGTGGCCCGCATGGGCCGAACGGCCCACC
This portion of the Actinomarinicola tropica genome encodes:
- a CDS encoding SGNH/GDSL hydrolase family protein, with the translated sequence MAPEAPRRVGHRLLLLLLAVALVAAACGGADAGPNAASTTSTTDAPATTDTVASSTTSESTTSTTEATTTTSAPEEVDSGLPLLPTTTTAPPNPPVDPPLPPPVPGPPPGRNSVFVLGDSVFLGTTSSIPSALPEWLVTYDAVGSRRLAQGIDVLAMRRGEIGEAVVVHLGNNYIEGERGDYASQIDEAMTVLADVPRVVWVTVSEVSDSRRQINVAIRDAAARWPNMRVADWAPVIAAEPGLAWDGMHLTPEGRRRIAELIAQTLGPVVAP